Proteins from one bacterium genomic window:
- a CDS encoding efflux RND transporter periplasmic adaptor subunit, which yields MDEKSMRNSPGESPMQAKLRQLGGFLGMLVVLGLSVSTSLAEAQHGHDSHQAAPQAVQQGSNQSEEMPPTIEIPPEKRQLIGVRTAEVAVRGLTHTIRTVGRIEYDERRLATVNTKFEGWIEKLYVDYTGRYVKKGEVLAEIYSPELLATQQEFLSLLRWARARKEVGSWGENLATDAEAILQAARERLRLWDMTQEQIQELEVTQKPIRTIKLLSPASGYVVQKMAILGMRVMPGEKLFDLADLSTLWILADVYEYELPFVQVGMPARVTLSYVPGEELSSRIDYIYPTLSPETRTARVRLVLPNPKGRLKPQMFTNVEINVDLGPRLMVPSEAVIDTGTRQIVYVDRGEGLFEPREVKLGIRTRDMAEVTRGLRAGERVAASAAFLLDSEAQLKGVAPLGGHK from the coding sequence ATGGATGAAAAGAGCATGAGAAACAGCCCTGGTGAGTCTCCCATGCAGGCCAAACTCAGGCAGTTAGGAGGCTTTCTGGGGATGCTGGTGGTATTGGGGTTATCTGTCAGCACATCTCTGGCCGAGGCGCAGCATGGCCACGACAGCCACCAGGCTGCCCCCCAGGCCGTCCAGCAGGGCTCGAATCAGAGCGAGGAGATGCCCCCCACCATCGAGATCCCTCCGGAAAAGAGGCAGCTCATAGGGGTACGCACCGCCGAGGTGGCCGTGCGAGGCCTGACGCACACCATCCGAACCGTGGGCCGCATAGAGTACGACGAGCGAAGGCTCGCCACGGTCAACACCAAGTTCGAGGGCTGGATAGAGAAGCTCTATGTGGATTACACGGGCCGTTATGTCAAAAAGGGCGAAGTCTTGGCCGAGATCTACAGTCCCGAACTCCTGGCAACCCAGCAGGAGTTCCTGAGTCTGTTGCGCTGGGCCAGGGCCAGGAAGGAGGTCGGCTCCTGGGGGGAGAATCTGGCCACAGACGCCGAGGCCATCCTCCAGGCTGCCAGGGAGAGGCTGCGGCTGTGGGACATGACACAGGAGCAGATCCAGGAACTGGAGGTCACTCAGAAGCCCATTCGTACCATCAAGTTGTTGAGCCCTGCAAGCGGTTACGTGGTGCAGAAGATGGCCATACTGGGCATGAGGGTCATGCCAGGAGAGAAACTCTTCGACCTGGCGGACCTATCCACTCTATGGATCCTGGCCGATGTTTACGAGTATGAGCTGCCCTTTGTGCAGGTGGGCATGCCGGCCAGGGTGACTCTGAGCTATGTACCGGGGGAAGAGCTCTCCTCCAGGATAGACTATATCTACCCCACGCTCTCTCCCGAGACCCGCACTGCCAGGGTGCGCCTGGTGCTGCCAAACCCCAAGGGCAGATTAAAGCCCCAGATGTTCACCAATGTGGAGATCAACGTGGATCTGGGCCCCAGGCTCATGGTGCCATCCGAGGCTGTGATAGATACGGGCACCCGCCAGATAGTTTACGTGGATCGGGGAGAGGGGCTTTTCGAGCCAAGGGAGGTCAAGCTGGGGATCAGGACCCGGGATATGGCCGAGGTTACAAGAGGCCTGAGGGCAGGGGAGCGAGTGGCCGCCTCTGCTGCCTTCCTATTAGACTCCGAAGCCCAGCTAAAGGGGGTGGCACCCCTAGGGGGCCACAAGTGA
- a CDS encoding TolC family protein → MFRAMVRVLSHKGNLAGLVACAGWLLWGICPAASAQELRLKPLLEEALQRSPEILAAKARAQAAHHKVPQARSLPDPMFMTGYQNEGWKRYTYGEMPDAQWMFSASQMIPFPGKLGLKGEMAEQEARGLDSSAEYAALQVLARVKELFHDLFLAYKTLDILAQTRALFSRLEEAALARYSSGTGPQQEVLMAQTERYMLLEREEMQRQRIRSLEAMLSSALGRSAHVPLGRPEEPSITPLHKSPEQLLQLANERSPQLKARARMVEAAEAKVSMARKEYFPDLTLTGNYFSRGAGQFEDMWSLTATVNVPIFFRTKQEEGVKEARSSLLEARHELEATRLMIESSIRDNYAMVKSGENLLSLYREAIIPKQYQDFELALSGYTTGKIEALTVISRLKAFLDTELLYWSQLAQREKALARIEALVGGGWE, encoded by the coding sequence ATGTTCAGGGCAATGGTGCGTGTATTGAGCCACAAGGGGAACCTGGCTGGTCTGGTGGCATGTGCAGGATGGTTGCTCTGGGGTATCTGTCCAGCGGCCTCTGCCCAGGAGCTAAGGCTAAAGCCCCTTCTGGAGGAGGCCTTGCAGCGAAGCCCCGAGATCCTTGCTGCCAAGGCCAGGGCACAGGCCGCCCATCACAAGGTCCCCCAGGCCAGGAGTCTCCCGGATCCCATGTTCATGACCGGATATCAGAACGAGGGCTGGAAGAGGTACACTTACGGCGAGATGCCCGATGCCCAGTGGATGTTTTCAGCCTCGCAGATGATCCCCTTTCCGGGCAAGCTGGGCCTAAAAGGAGAGATGGCTGAGCAGGAGGCCAGGGGGTTGGATTCTTCTGCCGAGTATGCTGCGCTACAGGTACTAGCAAGGGTCAAGGAGCTCTTCCACGACCTCTTTCTGGCATACAAGACCCTGGATATCCTGGCCCAGACCCGTGCCCTTTTCTCCAGGCTCGAGGAAGCTGCCCTGGCAAGGTACAGCTCTGGCACAGGCCCCCAGCAGGAGGTTCTCATGGCCCAGACAGAGCGCTACATGCTTCTGGAAAGGGAGGAGATGCAAAGGCAGCGCATCCGCTCTTTGGAGGCCATGTTGAGCTCTGCCCTGGGTCGCTCCGCCCATGTGCCTCTTGGGAGGCCGGAAGAACCTTCCATTACCCCACTGCACAAGAGCCCAGAGCAGCTCTTGCAATTGGCCAATGAGCGCTCCCCCCAGCTCAAGGCTCGTGCCAGGATGGTGGAGGCCGCGGAGGCCAAGGTGTCCATGGCCCGAAAAGAGTACTTCCCGGACCTAACCCTAACAGGCAATTACTTCAGCAGGGGTGCAGGGCAGTTCGAGGACATGTGGAGCCTCACGGCCACGGTCAATGTTCCAATTTTCTTCAGGACCAAGCAGGAGGAAGGTGTGAAAGAGGCCAGATCCTCCCTCCTGGAAGCTCGACACGAACTGGAAGCCACCCGTTTGATGATCGAATCCTCCATCAGAGACAACTACGCCATGGTCAAAAGCGGTGAGAACCTCTTGTCCCTTTACAGGGAGGCCATTATTCCCAAGCAGTACCAGGACTTCGAGCTGGCCCTCTCAGGATACACCACGGGCAAGATCGAGGCCCTGACCGTGATATCCAGGCTAAAGGCCTTCCTGGACACAGAGCTGCTCTATTGGTCCCAGTTGGCTCAGAGGGAAAAGGCGTTGGCCAGGATAGAGGCCCTGGTGGGAGGGGGATGGGAATAG
- a CDS encoding FixH family protein has translation MMIKRMTFLAVVVIFSLGIANAKDLELKKKAGDLDVKVTLKQNPPIVGNNDMIVEIKDSSGKAVTDAKVVVNYSMPAMPGMPPMNYKTDAMLHGNEYQARMNLSMAGPWNIEVRISRAGKTTSAKFNVDAK, from the coding sequence ATGATGATCAAGAGAATGACCTTCTTGGCAGTGGTAGTAATTTTTTCCCTAGGAATTGCTAATGCCAAGGACCTGGAGTTGAAGAAAAAGGCAGGGGATCTGGATGTGAAGGTCACCCTGAAGCAGAACCCGCCCATCGTAGGCAATAACGACATGATCGTGGAGATCAAGGACTCCTCTGGCAAGGCGGTCACGGATGCCAAGGTCGTGGTCAACTATTCCATGCCTGCCATGCCAGGGATGCCCCCCATGAACTACAAAACCGATGCCATGCTCCACGGGAATGAATACCAAGCCCGCATGAATCTGTCCATGGCAGGCCCCTGGAACATAGAGGTGCGTATCAGCAGGGCCGGCAAGACCACCTCGGCCAAATTCAACGTGGATGCCAAGTAA
- a CDS encoding ATP-binding protein — protein sequence MWVHLVGFLRPRKVRIILISLLLVCLFHYLIPRQEHFYNELFGRLYYFPIFLGGFWYGLGGGLGVGLLVVLVYLPQVFLAWAEGQAMFYSRLMEICLFALAGPVVGLLSDREKRQRLRNQELETLAALGEAAASVAHEMKNILVPIRGFLRRIREADALDPRASEYLDIVERESARLENMTKDMLAFARQAPLQREDVDMRSFLEELRVSLQIPFKEKRVRLICSCEPQEISVPIDRERMRQALLNLLQNALHASTEGKEVRLTAAMDGDSLKITVEDQGKGIPRQDLDRIFLPFFSTKPKGTGLGLAITRAIVKEHGGGISVESALERGTRVLLDLPITRSRSPVNDLEPDEGKQ from the coding sequence ATGTGGGTGCACTTGGTGGGGTTCCTGAGGCCAAGGAAGGTCAGGATCATCCTGATTTCCCTGCTACTGGTGTGCCTGTTTCATTACCTGATTCCGCGACAGGAACACTTCTACAACGAGCTCTTTGGCAGACTTTACTACTTCCCCATCTTCCTGGGCGGCTTCTGGTATGGGCTGGGCGGGGGGCTTGGGGTGGGTCTCCTGGTGGTGCTTGTTTATCTGCCCCAAGTATTCTTGGCTTGGGCCGAGGGACAGGCCATGTTCTACTCCAGGCTCATGGAGATATGTCTGTTCGCACTGGCAGGTCCGGTGGTGGGCCTGTTGTCGGACAGGGAGAAAAGGCAGAGGCTCAGGAATCAGGAGCTGGAGACCCTGGCCGCCCTGGGTGAGGCTGCTGCCTCTGTGGCCCACGAGATGAAGAATATACTTGTTCCCATAAGGGGATTTCTGCGCAGGATCCGAGAGGCCGACGCCCTGGATCCAAGGGCCTCGGAGTACCTGGATATAGTTGAACGCGAGTCAGCCAGACTGGAGAACATGACCAAGGACATGCTGGCCTTCGCTCGACAGGCCCCCCTTCAAAGGGAGGATGTGGACATGAGATCCTTTCTGGAAGAACTGCGCGTAAGCCTTCAGATTCCCTTCAAAGAGAAGAGGGTTCGCCTAATATGCTCTTGCGAACCTCAGGAAATCTCTGTTCCCATAGACAGAGAAAGGATGCGACAGGCCCTCCTGAACCTGTTGCAAAATGCACTTCATGCTTCCACAGAGGGTAAGGAGGTGAGGCTGACAGCAGCCATGGATGGAGACTCCCTCAAAATAACCGTGGAGGACCAAGGCAAAGGCATCCCGAGGCAAGATCTGGATCGCATCTTCCTGCCCTTTTTTTCCACAAAACCAAAAGGGACCGGCCTTGGTCTGGCCATCACCAGGGCCATAGTAAAAGAGCATGGCGGAGGGATAAGCGTTGAGAGCGCTTTGGAAAGGGGTACCCGGGTTCTGTTGGATTTGCCCATAACCAGGAGCCGGTCCCCTGTGAACGATTTGGAGCCTGATGAGGGAAAGCAGTGA
- a CDS encoding adenylate/guanylate cyclase domain-containing protein produces MRLGTKSLQQRMAFFLLVPVALILLVVGAVGFMYARSAILQQWEEAAMLKLQRAAHQIDMRLARPMEWIQVFQQASAARGGPQVQDWLMSQLKGAPGVTSVSLILPGNAPYPGKTHERGPHMDPGREMAKRPLEHPRPVEVTPPAYDYQAGHHSFQMVSDLKDQEGRSVGRLEVTMRFDYLLEDVISTGWWQSQEACLVDDTGRFLAHAAALSMDRQRLGEFQDPLEISLLSAIRSKDSGTLWGPGRPPWPPERIVGFYRLHEAPWSIVLFARGEEILAPLLRFRNYYAMALGICILLVLVLIRGVVGGMVSSVKGLSYAAGQIAQGLFQKLPPPRRKDELGQLILSFNSMVDGLAEKEFIANTFGRYVDPEVAKQLLGRPEARRLGGKRREVAILMADIRNFTPLSELLRPEETIQIVNRFFSSMIHVIRRHGGIIVDFLGDSVLAFFDPLDGPLHEAVKRAVLCGFEMQEAMGPLNEHNLRDGLPELSMGVGIHAGEVIVGNIGSEARAKYGIVGSPVNLTHRIQQLAGPGEVVVSERVYVEAGDLASPLRTVEAQLKGVQEPMQMYVLGRSSA; encoded by the coding sequence GTGAGGCTGGGCACCAAGAGTCTACAGCAACGAATGGCCTTTTTCCTTTTGGTCCCCGTGGCATTGATCCTGCTGGTCGTCGGCGCTGTGGGTTTCATGTACGCCAGAAGCGCCATCCTCCAGCAGTGGGAGGAAGCCGCCATGCTGAAGCTACAGAGGGCGGCTCATCAGATCGACATGCGTCTGGCCCGTCCTATGGAATGGATACAAGTTTTTCAGCAGGCCTCGGCAGCCAGAGGGGGACCTCAAGTTCAGGACTGGCTGATGAGCCAACTGAAAGGGGCACCTGGGGTCACCTCGGTCAGTTTGATCCTGCCTGGCAATGCCCCATATCCCGGAAAAACGCATGAGAGAGGGCCGCACATGGACCCCGGGAGAGAGATGGCCAAAAGGCCGCTTGAGCACCCCAGGCCCGTGGAGGTGACCCCTCCGGCATATGACTACCAGGCCGGGCACCACTCCTTCCAAATGGTCTCCGATCTCAAAGACCAGGAGGGGCGTAGCGTGGGCAGGCTGGAGGTGACCATGCGTTTCGACTACCTTCTGGAGGATGTGATCTCCACTGGGTGGTGGCAAAGCCAAGAGGCCTGTCTCGTAGATGACACAGGACGATTCCTTGCCCATGCGGCAGCCCTTTCCATGGACCGGCAGAGGCTGGGGGAATTCCAAGACCCCCTCGAGATCTCCCTCCTTTCCGCCATCAGGTCCAAGGACTCGGGGACCCTTTGGGGGCCAGGGCGGCCGCCCTGGCCCCCGGAGCGCATAGTGGGTTTTTACAGGCTTCATGAGGCCCCATGGAGCATTGTGCTGTTCGCACGCGGTGAGGAGATCCTGGCTCCATTGTTGCGTTTCCGAAACTACTATGCCATGGCATTGGGAATCTGCATCCTGTTGGTCTTGGTGTTGATCCGTGGGGTAGTGGGAGGCATGGTCAGCTCGGTAAAGGGCTTGTCCTATGCGGCTGGACAGATAGCCCAAGGCCTCTTCCAAAAACTTCCACCGCCTAGGCGCAAGGACGAACTAGGACAGCTCATACTGAGCTTCAACTCCATGGTGGATGGGCTGGCTGAGAAGGAGTTCATAGCCAACACCTTCGGTCGGTACGTGGATCCAGAGGTCGCAAAGCAGTTGCTTGGCAGACCGGAGGCAAGAAGACTTGGTGGAAAGAGGCGCGAGGTGGCCATCCTCATGGCGGACATCCGGAATTTCACTCCTTTGTCTGAACTCTTGAGGCCCGAGGAGACCATCCAGATAGTAAACCGTTTTTTTTCATCCATGATCCATGTCATAAGGCGTCATGGAGGCATCATAGTGGATTTTCTCGGGGACTCGGTTCTGGCTTTTTTTGACCCCCTGGATGGGCCCCTTCATGAGGCCGTCAAGAGGGCTGTGCTTTGTGGCTTTGAGATGCAGGAAGCCATGGGGCCTCTCAACGAGCACAACCTCCGAGATGGGCTCCCTGAACTGAGCATGGGCGTTGGCATTCACGCAGGGGAAGTCATCGTGGGCAACATAGGTTCCGAGGCGCGTGCCAAGTACGGCATAGTGGGCTCACCCGTGAATCTGACCCACAGGATTCAACAGTTGGCGGGGCCAGGAGAGGTGGTGGTTTCAGAGAGGGTGTACGTGGAGGCGGGAGACCTCGCTTCTCCTCTCAGAACCGTGGAGGCTCAATTGAAAGGGGTGCAAGAGCCCATGCAGATGTATGTTTTGGGGCGTTCAAGTGCGTAG